One genomic region from Nostoc sphaeroides encodes:
- the wecB gene encoding non-hydrolyzing UDP-N-acetylglucosamine 2-epimerase, translating to MTNQKRVCIILGTRPEAIKLAPVIQVFQKSSSFESQVILTGQHREMVEQVMQLFNIKANYDLEIMQVQQSLNDITCRSLQGLEALFKEKKPDLVVVQGDTTTAFAAALAAFYQKIPIGHVEAGLRTDDILNPYPEEANRRLISQITQLHFAPTPWAVENLHRSGVLGEIHMTGNTVIDALLNVAATQAVCNVPGLDWDSYRVLLATVHRRENWGEPLLAIAQGFLQILDKFPDTALLLPLHRNPTVRVPLQELLGNHPRIFLTDPLDYGELVGAIGRSHLLLTDSGGLQEEAPSLGKPVLVLRDTTERPEAVAAGTAKLVGTTSENIFANAAELLSDPDAYEAMANAINPFGDGHAAERILQIVQNYLGVSSETST from the coding sequence ATGACTAATCAAAAACGTGTTTGCATTATTTTGGGTACTCGTCCAGAAGCGATTAAACTAGCTCCTGTGATTCAGGTTTTCCAAAAGTCTTCAAGTTTTGAGTCGCAAGTAATTCTAACTGGACAGCATAGAGAGATGGTTGAGCAAGTTATGCAACTGTTCAACATTAAGGCAAATTATGACTTGGAAATTATGCAGGTTCAGCAATCTCTAAATGATATTACCTGCCGTAGTTTACAAGGGTTAGAAGCATTATTTAAGGAGAAAAAACCAGATTTAGTGGTGGTGCAGGGAGACACTACCACGGCTTTTGCCGCAGCTTTGGCAGCTTTTTATCAAAAAATTCCTATCGGTCATGTAGAAGCAGGTTTAAGAACTGATGATATCTTAAATCCTTACCCAGAAGAAGCTAATCGGCGGTTGATTTCTCAAATTACTCAGTTGCACTTTGCGCCGACTCCTTGGGCTGTGGAAAATTTGCACCGTTCTGGTGTTTTGGGTGAAATTCACATGACGGGTAACACGGTAATTGATGCATTGTTGAATGTAGCTGCAACCCAAGCAGTTTGTAATGTACCAGGTTTAGACTGGGATTCATACCGCGTTCTGTTAGCAACAGTTCATCGTCGGGAGAATTGGGGAGAACCTCTGTTAGCGATCGCTCAAGGCTTTTTACAAATCTTAGACAAGTTTCCTGATACAGCTTTGCTATTACCATTACACCGCAATCCCACAGTGCGAGTTCCGTTACAAGAACTTTTAGGCAATCATCCCCGAATTTTCTTGACAGATCCTCTAGATTATGGGGAATTGGTGGGTGCAATTGGGCGATCGCATCTTTTGCTAACTGACTCTGGTGGCTTGCAAGAAGAAGCCCCCAGCTTGGGAAAACCAGTACTAGTTTTAAGAGATACCACAGAAAGACCAGAGGCTGTTGCAGCCGGTACAGCCAAACTTGTAGGCACTACGAGTGAGAATATTTTTGCAAATGCTGCTGAGTTACTCAGTGATCCAGATGCTTATGAAGCAATGGCAAATGCAATTAATCCCTTTGGGG